TCGTTCAAGCTGGGCTACTTGAACAATCTTGAATGGAACTTGCGGAGGATGAAAACTGCCAAAAACAATAAGAATCAATCTGCAGAGAGCAGTAACGAGGACAAATTATTGGGGGATGATACAACAGATGCTCAGAATTGTAATAAAAAGAATCGTTTTATCGGTTGTGTCGTTGCTGTTGCTAGAGATCTTCTCATGATTTTCTCATGTTGCTTCTGCTGTGGAGGTAATTTTGGTTTATGACTTAGTTTCTCTCATTTTGATTGATGATAATAATGTTTGATTAGGAGCAAATAGACTGGAAGTAGATAGGAGGAGACCTAGGGTTCTTATCATTTAACTAAGGGACCACTGAAGATTAATCTGCAGTTATTGAAGATAGATAGATCACTTGTATAACTAGTTTTGTACCCTTACCGGTCCGGGTTAACAATCAAACTTCACAAACCTATTCAATCAAATTAACCTACAAACTGACCGGACTTcatatttaaaaacaaaaaaacatgaccgtggaacttggttttaaaatgcgcgctTCAGAAGCGCATAATGCGTGCATCACATGATGCCATGATGAGATCGCATCGCGTGTTGCGGTTCCATGATGCGCGCATCACATGATGTGGTCTAATGCTTTATATGTAGTTGACTGGTATTTGAACAAATTATATCTTTAGTTGAACAAATCTGACTATAGATGATGagaatatattatattttagtgtttaaaGGTTCACAAGTTAAATTATTAGCTATATATATTtttggcaaattggaaataaataatcccacctaactcaatttggccgataataatcccaagtcagttattgaccgataataatccgaattggtcattttttttggaaaatagtccgtcgttaaaatagcttaacggagttaagttttttttcgaattacaaaccgatgttttagggtttttgatcaaaacgaggatacgagtcgattgatgtaaaacttacctcgaaattgtgctCGAAATGACTTggtttttgttaattggaagtttaaacacatGAATTcaagcaccgttttcgtgggttggggcagtatttcaaggtaagttttacatcaatcgactcgtatccttgttctgatcaaaagcccttaaacatcggtttgtaattcggaaaaaaacttaactccgttaagctattttaacggcggactatttttaaaaaaaattgaccagttcggattattatcgacaaataactgacttgggattattatcggccaaattgagttaggtgggatcatttatttccaatttgcctattTTTTTTGGTATATTTGAATAAAGAACACCTCGCATACGTGATGTGTGTGCTTTACACATTGCGCATCATGCATCGGATTTTGGGATCAAAACGCATTGGATCGCTGCACGCATTATAAAACCAAGCCATTGAATACTCTTATACGTTTTGGAATAAAGCGACCTATTTTGGTTAGAACCCGTTTTGAttgagagtttttttttttttttgtacgaCTAATTTTTTTCCCCTTAAATACTTACACCTCCCAAGGATTGAACCTTGGTCTCCCCACAAGAGATAATTCCTCTTGACCACTAGGCTATAACCTAAGTGGCCGATTGAGAGTTAATAGAGGACCTTATAGATACCTTTCTGAAACAACCTGTTTTGACCCAAACATGTTTCAACCCGACCCGCCTGTTTTGCCAGGCTTGGTTTTGTATGTAACTATGAATAATGTGGTTAGCATAGTGAAGGAGTTGCTTATAATTGAGCTATGATTTTGTGATCTGTAACATGTAAGCTTTTGCTTGCAGCTTGTGTTGATTAGGGATATGGTGATTAGCAGCTGCTGCTCATGGTCACAgctttgaaagaaaaaaaaaacagatttcaTAGATGAAATAGCAGTGTATGTAATTGGGTTGATCATTGATGGTTAGACGCGAATGCTGATGATTATCCACTTCTAATGAATGTATAAATGACTAGATCAATATCAATTTCTTGATAAATATTTGCAGTTGGTAAATTGTGTTTTGCTGAAGGGTTTAATAAATTTGGTCAAAAGAAGCTTGATGAGTTAATTGGTAATTTTAAACTAAATATCTCAATTCATCATAAGGCTCTTCTATCCATCCGCTAGGATAGAGGTATGGTTTGCTTACATCTCACCATGGGCGGCTCTTTaggtgtgcggggaggacttcCGCACAAGGCCCGTTTTTTTGAGGGGCacgggatttttttaaaaaattcgatatatatatgttatttaaaaaaaatttgtacACACGTAACAAATCTAATATAGAGGCCCATTATCAAATACATTTGTATTCTTTATAATTTACCCAACTTAACAATAGGTTTATTGGGCCCAATCCAATACTAATATGATTAAAAAAAAGAATTACGCAGCGGCTAGCCACGCAGGAAACTGAACGGACGAACAGCAGGAGACGATTCCGAACATCAAGTGAATTTCCGATTGAAACTTTGAATTTCCGATTGATATATTGAAACTTTGTTTCTGAATTTCCGATTGATATATTGAAACTTTGATTCTGAATTTCCGATTGATATATTGATTCTGAATTTCCGATTGATATACTGATAATCTGAAACTTTGAATTGAAACTTTGAATTGAAAGTTTAATCTGAATTTCCGATTGAACATCCTATTGATATATTGATTCTGAAAGTTTGATTTCTGATAATTTGATACTGATAATCTGAAACTTTGAATCTGATCGAACTTTGATATATTGAAAGTTTGATAATCTGAAACTTTGAATCTGTTCGAACTTTGATATATTGAAAGTTTGAAAGTTTGATGAACATCAGAACCCGTATCGTACATTGTCGTATTGATTAAGTGTTGTCGTATTTTTAGGCGTTAATGGCTCCTAAACAAgctttttttgtcattttcgtaATTATATTGTTTATCGTTAAAGCATATGGGCccatttttcgagctcgaacagggtacgtgaattctcagagaTGCCACTGCATCTCACCCTCCCTAAACACTACCAGTAACTTTGCTATTAGTGGGATTTTACCAGGTATGGTTGTCGTATCATGAGGGTTATCTATTCCTTCACGTTGTAGAAAGTATACATTTGACGCATTAGCAAAACTGAATGGATACATAGAGAATTTAAAGTCGAAAATAACACTTAAAAACTTTTGGATTAAAATCTATGATGAATCAAAGAGAGCAAATATATAATCTATGATACAACAAATGGATTAAAATTGTTATATGCATCTTAACTAGTAACAACAAATTTGAAAGATCATTTAGTGTAGTTATAATGActaactaattttttttttttttttttgaaaaattaatttGTTCCCATAAATATCCTAATGAAAACACATACATGGACCCTATTCACCTAACTCATTTTTTATGAAAGGCAACGTTGCAGTAGATTGGACCCACTAATTCTTATAACACTTCCTTTATAACCAATTTCAAGAATCAACAGACAGACACACTCACATCAATTGTTCAAAATGACACCGATCACCAACTTCTTGTTCATCACCATCTCCTTAGTGTCTTCATTCTATCACTTTGCTCGCCAACACCCTTTGCGTCTTACCTTTACTCCTCATGGTAATATCTATTTTCATTTCGACTGAGTTTTTCGTGTTCTACGTGATGATCAGGTTAGTGTACGCCAAATATAGCAACCGGAATTGTATATGTGGGATGAGCTTCAAACCCCACATATGCTTTACAACGTTGTTGAAGTATCTGTTTTAGTTAAAGTTGTTTTGTATAGGTGTCCTTGTTTAATTAGCAATTAGCATGAGCCGTAGCTTTGAAGTTAGTAGTGTTTTGGTTTCCTGTCTCATTTAGAGCAGTTTGGCTCAAAATTGTCTTTTGTATCTTTGGTTTGTGAGACAGAGATTATCTGTTATGGTTTTACTATCACGTCAAAAAATGTTCTGCCAGATCATTGTCACGTTGACATGAACTATTACTTGTTTATTTTTCACTTTTGAGTGCATTGGTTTCACTTACACTATCTATTAAAATAATTTATAAATTAAGTAAAAAAGAAATGGAAACAAAGTAATAAATTA
Above is a window of Helianthus annuus cultivar XRQ/B chromosome 14, HanXRQr2.0-SUNRISE, whole genome shotgun sequence DNA encoding:
- the LOC110868892 gene encoding uncharacterized protein LOC110868892 — translated: MHLWPSERLRDSFKLGYLNNLEWNLRRMKTAKNNKNQSAESSNEDKLLGDDTTDAQNCNKKNRFIGCVVAVARDLLMIFSCCFCCGACVD